The genome window CGAGCTGCCCCCCTCCGGCTTCGATTTCCACGCTTTTTACCGCGTAGCTGCGAACGCTCAATGAGATTTTCGTACTGGTGTGCCAGAAGGTGCGACTGGACCTGCTGGATGGTGTCCATTCCGACCGACACGATGATCAGGATCGAGGTGCCGCCGAAATAGGCGGTGATGCCGAGGCCGCCGCGCACGATTTCGGGCAGCAGGCAGACCAGCGCAAGGTAGGCCGAGCCGAGCACCAGGATGCGGTTGACCACGTAGTCGAAGTATTCCGCCGTCCGCTTGCCCGGGCGGATGCCGGGCACGAAGCCGTTCTGGTTCTTCAGGTTGTCGGCCACATCGTCGGTCTTGAACGACACGTTGTGGGTGTAGAAGTAGGTGAAGAACACGATCATCGCGGTGAAGAACAGCAGGTAGAGCGGCTGGCCGGGGCCGAAGTAGGCGAGGATGGTGCTCATCACCGGGCCGGTCTGGGAGCCGGAGAAGGTGCTGATCGTGGTGGGCAGCAGCAGCAGCGAGCTGGCGAAGATCGCCGGGATCACGCCGGCCGGGTTCACCTTGATCGGCAGGTGGCTGGAACCGCCGTCATAGACCTTCATGCCGACCTGGCGGCGCGGGTACTGGATGTGGATCTTGCGCAGGCTGCGCTCCATGAAGACCACGAAGGTCAGCACGGCGACGATCATGACGATCACACCAATCACCACCCCGCCCGAGATCGCCCCGGTCTGGCCCTGCACGAAGAACTGCGCCAGCGCGGCGGGCATTTCGGCGACGATGCCGACGAAGATGATGAGCGAGATGCCGTTGCCGATGCCACGCGCGGTGATCTGCTCGCCGAGCCACATCAGGAACATGGTGCCGCCGACCAGCGTGATGACGCAGGAGGCGATGAAGAACAGGCCCGGATCGTTGACGAAGGGCACCCCGTCGGCCGACCCGTTCTGCAGCGACACGGCGAGGCCATAGGCCTGGAAGGTCGCCAGAAGCACGGTGCCGTAGCGGGT of Oceanicola sp. 502str15 contains these proteins:
- the secY gene encoding preprotein translocase subunit SecY translates to MASAAEQMAANMSWGAIGKAPELRARIFFTIGLLIVYRLGTYIPVPGIDGNALRAFMESANAGLGGVLNMFTGGAISRMGIFALGIMPYISASIIVQLMTAMVPALEQLKKEGEQGRKKINQYTRYGTVLLATFQAYGLAVSLQNGSADGVPFVNDPGLFFIASCVITLVGGTMFLMWLGEQITARGIGNGISLIIFVGIVAEMPAALAQFFVQGQTGAISGGVVIGVIVMIVAVLTFVVFMERSLRKIHIQYPRRQVGMKVYDGGSSHLPIKVNPAGVIPAIFASSLLLLPTTISTFSGSQTGPVMSTILAYFGPGQPLYLLFFTAMIVFFTYFYTHNVSFKTDDVADNLKNQNGFVPGIRPGKRTAEYFDYVVNRILVLGSAYLALVCLLPEIVRGGLGITAYFGGTSILIIVSVGMDTIQQVQSHLLAHQYENLIERSQLRGKKRGNRSRRGAARK